DNA from Thermococcus argininiproducens:
TTAAGGATTACAAAGAGAGTGCAGTATATCGTTATAAGGCAGATTTACGTGATTTTCCCGAATCTGGATACCCACTTGTTGAGAGCTATAAATACTTCTACAGTGATAGACTATGGATGAAGAATTCAATGGTATACAAGGGTTTCTTAACATTTTATCTCCTCTACACCCACACAGGGGAAGAAGCTTTCAAAGAGACTCTAAGAGAATTTTCTAAGAAAACACTCTTCAAAGAAGCTGACTTTGAAGACTTTGTAAAACTTCTAGCTGAGAAATTTGGAGACGATAAAGTGCTCTTGATATGGAAAACATGGACAACAAAGCCTGCACTGCCAAATCTCACATTGGAAAATGTCGAGATTATGAAAACTGATGCCAATTACACCTTAAAATTCACCTTAGTGGACACAAATGGCTTTGCTTTTCCATTCAAGATTATGATAATAGGATGGCAGGGCCAGAGAGTTGAAGTAGAAGGTTTTTATTATGGAAAGCCTCAAGAAGTTGAAATTTTCCTCTCTGGAGAGCCAAAGGAAGTCGTAATATCTGGAGCACCCTTCCTAAGCAAGAACTTTGACATAGAGGTAAATGGAAGTAAGATATACGTGACTATCCCTTAATCTCAAACTCTAGTTCGAGTGTTAGTGTCTCCTCTACTCCTATTCCCATCACATTTTTTACTATCTTATATTTTCCAGGGGATAAGGGATGTGGATTCCAATCCCCATCAAGATACACTAACCTAATTTCCTGAGTCCAAGATTTTCCTGGCATAAGTTCATGGCCCTCGAGAGTAAAAGCCATTCCCAGTTTAACCTTTTTCCAGCTTCCATTTTCAAATCTATAGATCTCATATGGGTTTCCTAGTAGTATTGGTACTTTGCCTATATTTTTAACTGTTAGTGTTGCGGTTTCCCCCGAGTTGTAGATCTCCTTATTAAGATGCATTTCTGCACGAAAATCTTGAATTGGGACAAAGACTGTGGAGTATAAGCTATCAATCAGACTACAATTCTCATCAAAAACATACACAGAAAGAGCATAAGTAACGTTCTGATCAGGGGGGAGGATGAATTCAGCATGCCAGTCATTTTCGGTGTATAAAATCTTCCAGCCGTCCTTAATTTTCTTATAAATGACAAAAATTACTGTTCCATTATAATTTGGAGGCACATCCTGAGCTTCAAATCCAACTATTTTTCTTGGGGGTTTGTAACCTGCACTTATCCAGTATCCTACTTTTCCAGGGCAACAGAAGAAGGAATGATTAGAGGCAGGCCTTAAAGGTTCTGGAGGAATTTCACAGGGAAGGATTTTTTGATTGTATCCCTGTGTATCCTTAGACGAAATAATTAGATAAGTAGATGCAATTATAAGTAACAAAAGTGCTATGTAAATAGTCCTTTTCATAGTTACCATCTATTATGAGAGATAGCGTCACAACATCATAAATTTTAGGCTTCAACTCCAAATTAAAACTAAAGGAAAAGAGAGAAAATCACTCTTTCATTGGTAGGCCATAGTCGAAGGAGTAGTAAACCTTCTGGAATTGCTTTCTGAACTCGAAGACGTCCTTTTCGACTTTCTTTGGATCTTCCTTATCAAGAAGGACTCTTCTCATGAATCTTGCTATCTCCTTTATATCGTCTTCCATCATTCCAACTCTTGTCATCTCTTGAACACCAATTCTTAGACCGCTTGGAGTGTTGACCTTTTCAAGTGGGTCCCATGGGAGAAGGTTCTTGTTGAGGATTATGCCAGCCTCTTCCAATAGTGGAGCGGCCCATCCGCCACCTGCTTCGTGGAGCTCACTAACATCAACAATGACCTGGTGGCTTTCGGTATAACCTTTGTCCTCCCCAATGACTTTGAACCCTTCTTCTGCCATTGCTTCAGCTAGGGCCTTTGCGTTCTTGACAATTTGCTCCGCATAAGCTTTACCGAATTCAAGCATTTCTGCAGCTGTGATAACTTTTCCAGCCATGTGGTGCAAGTGGTGGTTGCTTAGGACGCCAGGGAAGATTGCCCACTGGAGCTTGGCTGTGTCTTCACCAAGATCCTTGTAGAGTATAACACCACCTTGTGGTCCTGGGAATGTTTTGTGGGTTGATGAAGTTATAACATCTGCCCCCTCTCTAAGTGGGTCTTGGAACTTTCCTCCACCGATTAATCCCAAGACGTGGGCGGCATCATACATAACATAAGCTCCAACCTCTTTAGCAACTGGAGCTAGTTCTTTAACTGGGTGTGGGAATGGGAATAGTGAACCACCAAACACGACTATCTTTGGCTCAAGCTCTCTAATCATTTGGGCTGCTTTGTCAACATCAATGTTAAATTCCTCATTATCGAAAGGCCAGGTATGTACTTCTAATCCCCTCATACCAGCAGCTCCAAAAGGCATATGGCTTATGTGTCCACCATGAGAAGTGTGGAGGACTATTGCTTTATCTCCAGCTTGGGTAAGTCCAAAGAATGCAGCCTGGTTAGCGTTGGTTCCAGAAATTGGTCTCAAATCG
Protein-coding regions in this window:
- the glyA gene encoding serine hydroxymethyltransferase, whose product is MSYQMYKDKVLEFIDGHENWRSSTINLIASENITSPSVTRAVASGFMHKYAEGWPKQRYYQGCKYVDEVELIGVDLFCKLFQSDFADLRPISGTNANQAAFFGLTQAGDKAIVLHTSHGGHISHMPFGAAGMRGLEVHTWPFDNEEFNIDVDKAAQMIRELEPKIVVFGGSLFPFPHPVKELAPVAKEVGAYVMYDAAHVLGLIGGGKFQDPLREGADVITSSTHKTFPGPQGGVILYKDLGEDTAKLQWAIFPGVLSNHHLHHMAGKVITAAEMLEFGKAYAEQIVKNAKALAEAMAEEGFKVIGEDKGYTESHQVIVDVSELHEAGGGWAAPLLEEAGIILNKNLLPWDPLEKVNTPSGLRIGVQEMTRVGMMEDDIKEIARFMRRVLLDKEDPKKVEKDVFEFRKQFQKVYYSFDYGLPMKE
- a CDS encoding immunoglobulin-like domain-containing protein, encoding MVTMKRTIYIALLLLIIASTYLIISSKDTQGYNQKILPCEIPPEPLRPASNHSFFCCPGKVGYWISAGYKPPRKIVGFEAQDVPPNYNGTVIFVIYKKIKDGWKILYTENDWHAEFILPPDQNVTYALSVYVFDENCSLIDSLYSTVFVPIQDFRAEMHLNKEIYNSGETATLTVKNIGKVPILLGNPYEIYRFENGSWKKVKLGMAFTLEGHELMPGKSWTQEIRLVYLDGDWNPHPLSPGKYKIVKNVMGIGVEETLTLELEFEIKG